The sequence AGAAGAAAAAAATCTTGAGGATTTTACGGAAACTCTACTTCGTGCCGCTTCAACCCCCGAAAGATGGGAAGACGCACAAAGGGACTCTTATCAAGTCAGTCATAAGCCAACGGCAGCGTACGAAGGCGTTGAGATTTTTGCAGTTGGTTTCATTTTGGCATTGGCTGCCCGCTTCATTATCAAGAGACGAGCACCCTATCCGCGCTTTCCAATTCGTCCAGTCTAGCTGTTCTACTTTCTAAGGGCTTTACGTGCGAAAGTGATGTAGCCCGTGTGCCCTGTCATCAAAGTTTCAGGCCGTGTTTTTCCTCTCACGATTTGCATCCGTCTCATGAGACATTCGACGGTTTCAATGGCCACGAATGCGTTTTCTTTCAAAGCTTCAACAGTTTTCACAACTTGGTCGATCGTGGGACTGAAAGAGACAAGGGTGCCGCTTCCCTTCAAGGCCAAGTAGGCGTGGGAGATAACCAGCCATGGAGTTGCTAGGTCGAGAATCACCGCGTCTACATCCTGCTCATCTATACCCTCTGTAACATCTTTGTTTTTAAGCTCCACATATTCTGATACGCCAACTCTCTCCAAGTTTTTAGACGCCGTCTCCATGAACTCTTGTCGAACTTCGTAGCTGTAGACGCGTCCTTCTGGTTTGACGTAAAATGCGAGAGCAGTGGTAAGCGCTCCGGTTCCAGTGCCCGCTTCCACAATACGGCTGCCTGGACCTGCTCCGCTGAACATGACAATGAGCGCAATGTCTTTTGGATACGTTATCTGCGTCTTTCTCAGCATCTTGAAAACGTAGTCTCGTAAGATGGGTTTTAGGGCCACAAATTCGATATCCATGCTACTCGTTACACAGGTTCCATATTCCTTTCCAATCAACTCGTCCAGTTGAATGAAGCCCTTATGAGTGTGAAAAGTTTTCTCCTTCTCCACCATAACTAGATACGTTCTTTTTCGATCTAGATAGAGCAGAACGCGGTCTCCCTCGCTAATAGTTTGCGACAATAGGGTCTACCGTGCCCATCTAAACTGACCTACAAGATAATAACGTTGCGGAGTTTTGTTTATGGCGTATACTTGAAGGGGTGTTTGGCTCTCTCCTTGTTCTCTATGATTTCTCCAACCGTAGGTCTACCCTCCATCGCCCTCCGTATAGCGTGCCTCATAGCCTTGTAATTGTTGATATAAATTCGTTGACGATCCACAGCAGCCGGATGAACAAAAACGTTGGCAATGATGATCAAATCCTCAACCGCCCCTTTAGGTATAATTCCATCCGCCAAGCTGTCTGCCACCGCCTTTGCCACAGCAGCTTGCGCTGGGCCGTAAACCATGCTAGCCTGTCTCATACTCTTAATTGTAACAGTCGGGACAATGAGCGTTACTGGCTTAACAGTAAGGTTAGGCTCCAGAATAGCGATTAGTGGCTCATGTCCAGACGTTGGGGTAGCTTTGGCCTTTGCGTAAGCCTCACCAAGTGGACCAGTCTTCTTTCCAATCATCAGGTCTATATGTGCAACTTCAGAGTCTTTTCCAGCTAAAGCCTCGCCCACGCGTAGATGAAAGTCTCGGATGATCTTGGGTGTGACCTCGATGGCAGTGAAGCGTTCTTCCAAGATTTTCTCCTCGATTTCAAATTTGATGGGTTTCGGAGTGATCTTTCCAATCTTTTCTAAGTCGAGACGAAGCTCTTCCCGTGCCTCGTACGTCAACTCTCCTCCGACACTCAATGGCATTCTCACTGGACCAACTTTCATTCCCATCATGTTTAGCGCTTCTTTTGTTCCCACAGCTCCGCTTCTAGCGATTATTCTCGCAATCTTCTGCACTTTATATTGTAGTTCACGAGCCTTCTCGAGGTCGCCTTTCTGAACCGAGTTGTAGACGTCAACCCATACGTCTGGGATAATATTGGCACTTGCCAGTATGGCGCCTGAAGCACCGGCGGCAAGGGCGGGTAGAACCACCTCGTCGTAGCCGCATAAGACATTGATCTTGTCTCTGACTTTCTCCAAGACTGCGAGAACGAATTTCAACTCTCCGCTACTGTCTTTTAAGCCAACTATGTTAGGGATTTGTGCAAGGTCTTCAACCATTTGCCAACTCAACCAAACTCCTGTGCATTGGGGAATATTGTAGAGAATAACGGGAAAATCAACCTTGGTTGCAATGGTGTAGAAGTGCTCGTAGATGCCCCGGTCAGCGGGCTTCAGATAAAACGGCGTCACAATCAGCGCTGCATCTGCACCAGCGTCCTTAGCATACCTTGTCATTTTAAGGGCTTGATCGGTTCCACTTGCGCCAGTTCCCGCAACCACCGACACTCTGCCGTTAACTTCATCCACAACGATGTCAATCAACTTCTTCTTTTCATCTTCTGTAAGATTTACGAACTCGCCAGTTGTGCCGCATGGAACAACCCCGCTCACTCCTCTTTCGATACAGTGGTTGACGAGGTTACGCATTCTTTCCTCATCCAATTTTTTTCCATCTTTAGTGAACGGAGTTACCAAGGCTGGTAAGATTCCTTCTGGCTTGAACATGTAAAACCTCCAAACTGTCTTTTCAGACCTTACGTATTGTAACAGCACTATATTTCTATATTTCCAAAGTAACGTTAAACGCCAGTAGGATAAATAATATGTAATTACCATAAACTGGTGTCCTAGCATATTTTGACGGAGGACTAGTAGCGATGATTGGAGGTTATACTGGAAATATTCTCAAAGTAAACCTGACGAAAGGAATAACACAGAGGGAAAAACTGGACGA is a genomic window of Candidatus Bathyarchaeota archaeon containing:
- a CDS encoding tRNA (adenine-N1)-methyltransferase, whose product is MSQTISEGDRVLLYLDRKRTYLVMVEKEKTFHTHKGFIQLDELIGKEYGTCVTSSMDIEFVALKPILRDYVFKMLRKTQITYPKDIALIVMFSGAGPGSRIVEAGTGTGALTTALAFYVKPEGRVYSYEVRQEFMETASKNLERVGVSEYVELKNKDVTEGIDEQDVDAVILDLATPWLVISHAYLALKGSGTLVSFSPTIDQVVKTVEALKENAFVAIETVECLMRRMQIVRGKTRPETLMTGHTGYITFARKALRK
- a CDS encoding 4-hydroxy-tetrahydrodipicolinate synthase; amino-acid sequence: MLGHQFMVITYYLSYWRLTLLWKYRNIVLLQYVRSEKTVWRFYMFKPEGILPALVTPFTKDGKKLDEERMRNLVNHCIERGVSGVVPCGTTGEFVNLTEDEKKKLIDIVVDEVNGRVSVVAGTGASGTDQALKMTRYAKDAGADAALIVTPFYLKPADRGIYEHFYTIATKVDFPVILYNIPQCTGVWLSWQMVEDLAQIPNIVGLKDSSGELKFVLAVLEKVRDKINVLCGYDEVVLPALAAGASGAILASANIIPDVWVDVYNSVQKGDLEKARELQYKVQKIARIIARSGAVGTKEALNMMGMKVGPVRMPLSVGGELTYEAREELRLDLEKIGKITPKPIKFEIEEKILEERFTAIEVTPKIIRDFHLRVGEALAGKDSEVAHIDLMIGKKTGPLGEAYAKAKATPTSGHEPLIAILEPNLTVKPVTLIVPTVTIKSMRQASMVYGPAQAAVAKAVADSLADGIIPKGAVEDLIIIANVFVHPAAVDRQRIYINNYKAMRHAIRRAMEGRPTVGEIIENKERAKHPFKYTP